From the genome of Chitinispirillales bacterium ANBcel5, one region includes:
- a CDS encoding RNA polymerase sigma factor RpoD/SigA: protein MNKPILPTAEESSLAHYLKEIGRLQPLSSEKEAELAAKIKKGEQTALDQLVKANLRFVVSVARNYQNQGLSLCDLINEGNMGLVRAARRFDEKKNFRFISYAVWWIRQAILQSLAEHSRIMRLPLNRAGAIHKINKTQIELEQRFNRVPDIEEIARELSISETAVRETISIANRHISLDAPVRDNDGSTLLDLLGNQLEGNSPEDKIQALSLNEEIRRMLDTLTEREREIIKLYFGIGHEAAFTLDEIGRRFNITRERVRQIKSKALSRLKSSPTMQVLKSRS from the coding sequence GTGAATAAACCGATTCTTCCTACAGCAGAAGAGAGTAGTCTCGCTCATTATTTAAAAGAGATAGGCAGACTTCAGCCATTGAGTTCCGAAAAGGAAGCCGAATTGGCTGCCAAAATCAAAAAAGGTGAGCAGACTGCACTCGATCAACTTGTAAAAGCTAATTTGCGATTTGTTGTGAGTGTTGCCCGAAATTATCAGAACCAGGGATTATCCCTCTGTGATTTGATTAATGAGGGTAATATGGGTTTAGTCCGTGCTGCGCGCAGATTTGATGAAAAGAAAAATTTTCGCTTCATTAGTTATGCCGTTTGGTGGATACGCCAGGCTATATTACAGTCTTTGGCTGAGCATTCAAGGATTATGCGCCTTCCACTGAACAGGGCTGGAGCGATCCATAAGATAAATAAGACTCAGATTGAACTCGAACAGCGTTTTAACAGAGTACCTGATATCGAAGAAATTGCCAGGGAGCTATCGATAAGCGAAACTGCTGTTCGGGAAACCATCTCTATCGCAAACCGTCATATCTCTCTTGATGCTCCGGTCAGGGATAATGATGGCTCTACACTACTTGATCTGCTCGGCAACCAGCTTGAAGGAAACAGTCCTGAAGATAAAATCCAGGCGCTCTCATTAAATGAAGAAATCAGAAGAATGCTTGATACACTTACTGAGCGCGAACGGGAGATCATTAAATTATATTTCGGTATAGGGCATGAGGCTGCTTTCACGCTTGATGAAATTGGGAGAAGGTTTAATATCACCCGCGAACGCGTAAGGCAGATTAAGTCCAAAGCATTGAGCAGGCTTAAAAGCTCTCCAACTATGCAGGTTTTGAAATCAAGGAGTTAG
- a CDS encoding peptidoglycan-binding domain-containing protein gives MTLTHSDLDWSVAPPPVKRKEQKVENDDSETEPKFVTGVEGDGRDDEEEHEPEVRLISAEWKPGPKGFEYNEKCFLEVKTEYLKNTIRAKVRGKLFAIFNDREEDLAQVVEGFIEDDVATLEIEHLWYANLQHYNTCKENPRTPVKYFVKNISHSRGENVIDKSPVLQMPPERPILRRGHYDCMAVSKYSFRTVDGDGYIAGEDVKKLQQLLLDYGFDEVGPVDGDFGNKTHEAVTLFQDCARKEKRAKGHDLIDVEPTFSKESDGIVDECTWSELDVWKEMEYYRPVAHLTVSLAIDPNDPQAKDDTYLLYETEREDGCYAVQRTVSDDTVEGDGQLTLEFYGLTEGQSYELDIVRGGHSYVLIPPFRWDKRDKKKYNPLTFLVKAAIRENYTYYIQRMGHEGEIRQERIQHLKDRWVYVFAEREEKPGEGWLDGEYYFDHQGKAHQVDLMSQRGNDFRMPGNCADNQIELKLRIHGDNLSCYVGASPFQLTWKRVLEISREPWKRCYKVGTASTMGLTWIPERVQFQNDITSTADPATEGLERNTLVIAVRDLLSQACGANKAFQGALDHYKAVRFDTNVEKDEDGTISFESSEEQTRCQMMQLTAGLVIQALTGGQDNAQWNSSLSNRLRDDGRQFRGWLSNRLHAHRGAYLKVSREANKVFECLCSEGWDGVEEDIAAVYEPEESGTAWGYLLGSIERLDEFEDGNDRLLRHFSGDHPVLSEKGIIATGKELHDISSNYVKVVTAIGKTYVTSHQVDIATKKNFVLRLFREGLGVDIEPITEIISESEYLAEFDKAHKGESILFERYQVDRNTLNKLKRIDKVEFALESMGAVLDGLSVALYLGERFGGGELTTEDHAGAVKSASAFLFYMCKRTSLKYTAAGRVAKKANPYAVVLFSVVDAYFSGQKASQAFQSGNVEATLAHATSTAGHLLSAAGGVMMFFPLTAPVGLGLVVTGMVIGAGGSFWLGSLADNEVTNFLVNSPWGTRGNNSLPISELENNLQEYITYLNRKAE, from the coding sequence ATGACCTTAACTCATTCTGATCTTGACTGGAGTGTTGCCCCGCCTCCGGTAAAAAGGAAAGAACAAAAAGTAGAGAATGATGACTCTGAGACCGAGCCAAAATTTGTTACAGGAGTAGAGGGTGATGGAAGGGATGATGAGGAGGAGCATGAACCTGAAGTCCGGCTCATCTCTGCTGAGTGGAAGCCGGGACCCAAGGGGTTTGAATATAACGAAAAGTGCTTTCTTGAAGTAAAAACGGAGTATCTTAAAAACACCATAAGAGCAAAGGTCCGGGGAAAGTTATTTGCAATCTTCAACGACCGGGAGGAGGATCTTGCTCAGGTGGTAGAAGGGTTTATTGAGGATGATGTTGCCACATTGGAGATAGAACATTTATGGTATGCTAATCTTCAACATTATAATACCTGCAAAGAGAATCCGCGGACTCCTGTAAAATACTTTGTAAAAAACATATCTCATTCTCGTGGTGAAAATGTCATTGATAAAAGCCCGGTGCTTCAAATGCCACCGGAGAGACCAATTCTTAGGCGCGGCCATTATGATTGTATGGCAGTTTCAAAGTATTCTTTCAGAACAGTTGATGGGGATGGCTATATTGCGGGGGAAGATGTTAAAAAGCTTCAGCAGTTGTTGTTGGATTATGGGTTTGATGAAGTAGGACCGGTAGATGGGGATTTTGGTAACAAAACGCATGAAGCTGTTACTCTTTTTCAGGATTGTGCTCGTAAGGAGAAAAGAGCTAAGGGACATGATCTTATTGATGTTGAGCCGACTTTTTCAAAAGAAAGTGACGGTATAGTGGATGAGTGTACCTGGTCTGAGCTGGATGTATGGAAGGAGATGGAATATTACCGACCAGTGGCTCATCTGACGGTATCATTGGCTATCGATCCGAATGATCCACAAGCTAAGGATGATACATATCTGCTTTATGAAACAGAAAGAGAGGATGGCTGCTATGCCGTCCAACGTACCGTGTCGGATGACACAGTTGAGGGAGACGGGCAACTTACTCTGGAATTTTATGGGCTTACAGAGGGTCAAAGTTATGAGCTTGATATTGTAAGGGGAGGGCATTCATATGTCCTAATACCACCTTTTAGATGGGACAAGAGGGATAAAAAGAAATATAATCCACTTACCTTTCTGGTTAAAGCCGCGATAAGAGAAAACTATACTTACTATATTCAACGGATGGGACATGAGGGTGAGATACGGCAGGAGCGAATTCAGCATTTAAAAGATCGTTGGGTCTATGTTTTCGCAGAAAGGGAAGAAAAGCCTGGTGAGGGATGGCTTGATGGTGAGTATTATTTTGATCATCAGGGAAAAGCCCATCAGGTAGATCTTATGTCCCAAAGGGGTAACGATTTCCGCATGCCGGGTAACTGCGCAGATAATCAAATTGAGCTTAAATTGCGTATTCATGGGGATAACCTTTCGTGTTATGTTGGTGCATCGCCTTTTCAACTTACCTGGAAAAGAGTACTGGAGATTAGCAGAGAACCCTGGAAAAGGTGTTACAAGGTAGGGACAGCATCTACTATGGGGTTGACGTGGATTCCTGAACGTGTGCAGTTTCAAAATGATATAACCAGCACCGCAGATCCCGCTACGGAGGGGCTTGAGAGGAATACGCTTGTAATTGCGGTGCGTGATCTTCTTTCTCAGGCATGCGGGGCCAACAAGGCTTTTCAGGGTGCGCTCGATCATTATAAGGCTGTAAGATTTGATACGAATGTTGAAAAAGATGAAGATGGTACCATATCATTTGAAAGCAGTGAAGAGCAGACGAGGTGTCAGATGATGCAGCTAACAGCTGGTTTAGTCATTCAGGCACTTACCGGAGGACAAGACAATGCCCAGTGGAACAGCTCTCTTTCCAATCGGTTACGTGATGATGGCCGGCAATTCAGGGGGTGGTTGTCAAATAGGCTTCATGCGCACAGGGGCGCTTATCTTAAAGTAAGCCGTGAAGCGAATAAGGTTTTCGAATGCCTGTGCTCTGAGGGCTGGGACGGGGTAGAGGAGGATATTGCGGCAGTATATGAACCAGAGGAGTCGGGAACTGCCTGGGGATATCTTCTTGGATCCATAGAGCGGCTTGATGAGTTTGAGGATGGAAATGATCGTCTTCTCCGGCATTTTTCGGGGGATCATCCGGTTCTCAGTGAAAAAGGGATAATTGCAACCGGAAAAGAGCTTCACGATATCTCCTCAAATTATGTAAAAGTGGTGACTGCTATAGGCAAAACATATGTCACAAGCCACCAAGTCGATATCGCCACAAAGAAAAACTTTGTTTTGCGGCTCTTTAGAGAGGGGCTTGGGGTTGATATTGAGCCAATTACAGAAATTATAAGCGAAAGTGAATACCTTGCAGAGTTTGATAAAGCCCACAAGGGAGAAAGTATTCTGTTTGAACGGTATCAAGTTGACCGAAATACCCTTAATAAATTGAAGAGAATCGACAAGGTGGAATTTGCACTTGAGTCGATGGGAGCTGTTCTTGATGGGTTGAGTGTTGCTTTGTATTTGGGAGAGAGGTTCGGAGGTGGTGAGCTAACAACAGAAGACCATGCTGGCGCAGTCAAATCAGCTTCAGCGTTTCTGTTTTATATGTGCAAAAGAACTTCACTTAAATATACAGCAGCCGGAAGAGTGGCAAAAAAAGCAAATCCATATGCAGTTGTCTTGTTCTCTGTTGTTGATGCCTATTTTTCAGGTCAAAAGGCATCTCAAGCATTTCAGTCGGGTAATGTTGAAGCAACTCTGGCACATGCAACCAGTACTGCCGGCCATCTTTTATCCGCTGCCGGTGGAGTAATGATGTTTTTTCCTCTTACAGCGCCAGTGGGATTGGGACTTGTAGTTACCGGTATGGTAATCGGGGCCGGTGGTAGCTTTTGGCTCGGTTCTTTAGCCGATAATGAAGTTACAAATTTTCTGGTGAATTCACCATGGGGTACAAGAGGAAATAATTCGCTGCCGATCAGTGAATTGGAGAACAATCTGCAAGAGTATATAACGTATCTAAACAGAAAGGCAGAATAA
- a CDS encoding LysM domain-containing protein produces the protein MFYEYTVQDGDTLSKIAKRYYGDVSYYKDLAEFNRIADPDLIKIGQKIDLPHYFAKFEKTVIECNKPVICLSPCLAKNDVSSEMHDIELWVNSGADIRKVKGNGTLGIVPSLKKSRTIECRSTNGAAMKWLSSGYHTAEISGPVLKSNISSWGHNPVNLKPWFPNDNPRICTIKARCENGLEKSAVLEVYRGNEVSHEIDFSKSPFCKGLKQVFDELDELIKELTGHVIEIRFAVGTIAYKAGFKEAQRRPEVFFGYKFNGGLNPVFSVTYKYPFGLNKIMPGPLKRFGDSLKFFLFVGGAFNLNFNYYRDSIDNKGAELEAEFSLQFGIEGSASIKFGNRKILDAKLQGDSGVGSNFGPVVDQKGLGITTNMWWDGISIKGHILAFDGMYKYKKSITLIDKKNLLRNGMFYFVEFDEEPN, from the coding sequence ATGTTCTATGAGTATACAGTTCAAGATGGTGATACATTGTCCAAAATAGCTAAACGTTACTATGGAGATGTGTCATACTATAAGGATCTGGCAGAATTCAACAGAATAGCAGATCCAGATCTCATTAAAATTGGCCAAAAGATTGATTTACCACATTATTTTGCCAAGTTTGAGAAAACTGTAATCGAATGCAACAAACCTGTGATTTGTTTGAGCCCCTGCCTAGCAAAGAATGATGTAAGCAGCGAAATGCATGATATCGAACTATGGGTTAACTCCGGAGCCGATATTCGAAAGGTTAAAGGAAACGGAACCCTTGGCATAGTCCCCTCCCTTAAGAAATCACGTACGATTGAATGTAGATCAACTAATGGAGCTGCAATGAAGTGGTTGAGCTCTGGTTACCATACCGCAGAGATCTCGGGTCCAGTATTGAAATCTAATATTAGCTCCTGGGGGCACAATCCAGTAAACCTTAAGCCCTGGTTCCCTAATGATAACCCTCGTATATGCACAATTAAAGCCCGTTGTGAAAACGGTCTTGAAAAGAGCGCTGTCCTTGAGGTGTACCGGGGTAATGAAGTTTCCCACGAAATTGATTTTTCAAAATCACCTTTTTGTAAGGGTCTAAAACAGGTTTTCGATGAACTTGATGAGTTAATAAAGGAACTGACCGGACATGTAATCGAAATTCGATTCGCTGTGGGAACTATAGCCTATAAGGCGGGGTTCAAGGAAGCCCAAAGGCGCCCGGAAGTGTTCTTTGGCTATAAATTCAATGGTGGGCTAAATCCTGTTTTTTCGGTCACCTACAAATATCCTTTCGGGCTGAACAAAATAATGCCCGGGCCCCTGAAACGTTTCGGTGATAGTCTTAAGTTTTTTCTTTTTGTAGGAGGTGCCTTTAACCTAAATTTCAACTACTATCGTGACAGTATTGACAATAAAGGGGCTGAGCTCGAAGCCGAATTTAGTCTTCAATTCGGTATTGAAGGAAGCGCCTCGATAAAATTTGGAAATAGAAAAATCCTTGACGCCAAACTTCAGGGTGACTCCGGAGTAGGAAGTAATTTTGGACCTGTTGTTGACCAGAAGGGGCTTGGAATAACAACCAATATGTGGTGGGATGGGATCTCAATCAAAGGCCACATTCTGGCCTTTGATGGCATGTACAAATATAAAAAGTCAATAACTCTCATAGATAAAAAAAATCTGCTTAGAAATGGTATGTTTTATTTTGTAGAATTCGATGAGGAGCCAAATTAG